One window from the genome of Salisaeta longa DSM 21114 encodes:
- a CDS encoding sugar phosphate nucleotidyltransferase, with product MKLIVPMAGRGTRVRPHSHVTPKPLLKVKGRSIVERIVDTFAEVLPSPPDEGVFVLGPDFGQEIRDQLTQICEARDMSAHFAVQKEALGTAHAVGCAGDHLSGEGIVVFADTLFGITDDVSLGAADVVVWVKHVEDPSRFGVAVREGEEVVRLVEKPDEPISNEAIIGIYYVNDLSGLQREIQYLIDHDVRGKGDEFQLTDAFDRLLQDGKVFHTASVDAWMDCGTIPALLETTGRILERETDDLHQGTVHNSIIHDPVYIGPGATIDGAVVGPNVSVEAGATIKDSIVQDSIVFRKGRVENAVLHDSIVGRHATAKNTTGRVNIGDHSSVG from the coding sequence ATGAAGCTTATCGTTCCCATGGCGGGCCGCGGCACGCGCGTGCGCCCACACTCGCACGTGACGCCCAAACCGCTTCTCAAGGTCAAGGGGCGCTCCATCGTTGAGCGCATCGTGGATACATTTGCCGAGGTGCTGCCCAGTCCGCCCGACGAGGGCGTGTTCGTCCTTGGCCCCGACTTTGGCCAAGAGATCCGCGACCAGCTCACGCAGATTTGCGAGGCCCGCGACATGTCCGCCCATTTTGCTGTTCAGAAGGAGGCCCTAGGTACGGCCCACGCGGTGGGCTGCGCAGGCGACCACCTGAGCGGCGAGGGCATCGTGGTGTTTGCCGACACCCTCTTTGGCATTACCGACGACGTGTCGCTCGGCGCGGCCGACGTGGTGGTGTGGGTGAAGCACGTGGAGGACCCCAGCCGGTTTGGTGTGGCCGTGCGCGAGGGCGAAGAAGTGGTTCGCCTCGTGGAGAAGCCCGACGAGCCCATCTCCAACGAAGCCATCATTGGCATCTACTACGTGAACGACCTGTCGGGCCTGCAGCGCGAAATTCAATACCTTATCGACCACGACGTGCGCGGCAAAGGCGACGAGTTCCAACTCACCGATGCCTTCGACCGCCTGCTGCAAGACGGGAAGGTCTTTCACACGGCTTCGGTCGATGCCTGGATGGATTGCGGCACGATCCCGGCGCTGCTTGAAACCACCGGGCGCATCCTAGAGCGTGAGACCGACGACCTGCACCAGGGCACGGTGCACAATAGCATCATCCACGACCCGGTATACATCGGGCCGGGCGCAACCATCGATGGCGCCGTTGTGGGGCCCAACGTTTCTGTGGAGGCAGGTGCCACCATCAAAGACAGCATCGTGCAGGACAGCATCGTCTTCCGGAAAGGGCGTGTTGAAAACGCCGTGCTGCATGACTCCATCGTGGGGCGCCATGCCACGGCCAAGAACACCACCGGACGCGTGAATATCGGCGACCACTCGTCTGTGGGCTAG